One window from the genome of Streptomyces sp. NBC_00287 encodes:
- a CDS encoding DUF6126 family protein translates to MSDMEEKFPRALWVRLIIYLAVGHAFAAFIYLLFELGAKQ, encoded by the coding sequence ATGAGCGACATGGAGGAGAAGTTCCCGCGCGCCCTGTGGGTTCGGCTGATCATCTACCTGGCGGTGGGACACGCCTTCGCCGCGTTCATCTACCTGCTGTTCGAGCTCGGCGCCAAGCAGTAG
- a CDS encoding tyrosine-protein phosphatase has protein sequence MTQQVPSTEPELAAVRNFRDVGGLPTTDGRRVRHGVLFRSGHLAHATEQDAAFLDSLGLHTIFDFRNAADQKLEGPDVELPGVRNVNLPLTDPADGAEFWKMVRDGEIEQLREILDDGKAANRMIESYRTIVKERTAEHSQVLHSLAEDSVPALMHCAAGKDRAGLSIAVTLLALGVEREAILADYLESNAKHRRYKVQRNNTYTPEVMELLSPLFDARAEYLTAAFDTIEATWGNVDTYLEQALGLTPEIRERLRDRLLD, from the coding sequence GTGACGCAGCAGGTCCCGTCGACCGAGCCCGAGCTGGCCGCAGTGCGCAACTTCCGTGATGTGGGCGGGCTGCCGACCACGGACGGACGGCGGGTGCGGCACGGAGTGCTGTTCCGCAGCGGCCACCTCGCGCACGCGACCGAACAGGACGCGGCGTTCCTCGACTCCCTCGGCCTGCACACGATCTTCGACTTCCGCAACGCAGCGGACCAGAAGCTGGAGGGCCCCGACGTCGAGCTGCCGGGTGTCCGGAATGTGAACCTCCCGCTGACCGACCCCGCGGACGGCGCCGAGTTCTGGAAGATGGTCCGCGACGGCGAGATCGAGCAGCTGCGGGAGATCCTGGACGACGGCAAAGCCGCGAACCGGATGATCGAGTCATATCGCACGATCGTCAAGGAGCGCACCGCCGAGCACTCCCAGGTGCTGCACTCCCTCGCCGAGGACAGCGTCCCGGCCCTGATGCACTGCGCGGCCGGCAAGGACCGGGCCGGCCTGTCCATCGCGGTGACGCTGCTCGCCCTGGGCGTCGAGCGCGAGGCGATCCTCGCCGACTACCTGGAGTCGAACGCCAAGCACCGTCGCTACAAGGTGCAGCGCAACAACACCTACACCCCCGAGGTCATGGAGCTGCTCAGCCCTCTGTTCGACGCGCGCGCCGAGTACCTCACGGCGGCCTTCGACACCATCGAGGCGACCTGGGGCAACGTCGACACCTACCTGGAGCAGGCGCTGGGGCTCACCCCCGAGATCCGCGAGCGGCTGCGGGACCGGCTGCTCGACTGA
- a CDS encoding LysM peptidoglycan-binding domain-containing M23 family metallopeptidase, translated as MPAKGKHRRPKTLRFTRSIAVAGTGGAALALPFLGATGAHAAPSQSVSEKAVQSVQSAQTADKKAAEKKATKKKAVAKTYTVRSGDYLSKIANEQNVSGGWEKLYQDNREAVGDDPALIHPGLKLSIGKKAATTDTAEKPAAKSSAKSSSNSAKSSEASQSAESKATTTTQAAQSSASGFTAPVSGSGVGTAYKVAGSMWSSGYHTGVDFVVPSGTSLKAVGAGTVVSAGWAGAYGNQVVIQLADGHYAQYAHLSSLSVSSGQSVTAGQQVGLSGSTGNSTGPHLHFEIRTTPDYGSDVDPVAYLSSKGVSVG; from the coding sequence ATGCCCGCGAAGGGTAAGCACCGCCGTCCCAAGACCTTGCGCTTCACCCGCTCGATCGCCGTCGCCGGAACCGGTGGCGCCGCGCTCGCCCTCCCGTTCCTGGGAGCCACCGGCGCCCACGCGGCCCCGTCGCAGTCCGTTTCGGAAAAGGCCGTTCAGTCGGTCCAGTCGGCTCAGACCGCGGACAAGAAGGCGGCCGAGAAGAAGGCCACCAAGAAGAAGGCAGTCGCGAAGACGTACACGGTGCGGTCGGGGGACTACCTTTCGAAGATCGCGAACGAGCAGAACGTCAGCGGTGGCTGGGAGAAGCTCTACCAGGACAACCGTGAGGCCGTCGGCGACGACCCGGCGCTGATCCACCCCGGCCTGAAGTTGTCGATCGGCAAGAAGGCCGCGACGACGGACACCGCCGAGAAGCCGGCTGCCAAGTCCTCCGCGAAGTCCTCTTCGAACTCCGCCAAGTCATCGGAGGCTTCGCAGTCCGCCGAGTCCAAGGCGACCACCACCACGCAGGCCGCCCAGTCCTCCGCCAGTGGCTTCACCGCTCCGGTCTCCGGCTCCGGCGTCGGCACCGCTTACAAGGTCGCGGGCAGCATGTGGTCCAGCGGCTACCACACCGGCGTCGACTTCGTCGTCCCGAGCGGTACCTCCCTGAAGGCCGTGGGCGCGGGCACCGTCGTCTCGGCCGGCTGGGCGGGCGCGTACGGCAACCAGGTCGTCATCCAGCTCGCCGACGGCCACTATGCGCAGTACGCCCACCTGTCCTCGCTGTCCGTCTCCAGCGGTCAGTCGGTGACGGCGGGCCAGCAGGTCGGTCTCTCCGGTTCGACCGGCAACTCGACCGGCCCGCACCTGCACTTCGAGATCCGCACCACGCCGGACTACGGCTCGGACGTCGACCCGGTCGCCTACCTCAGCTCCAAGGGCGTCTCCGTCGGCTGA
- a CDS encoding DUF6250 domain-containing protein, with product MTTTRRAFGALAAGAALAALAPAAASASPRHRRLLARDDFHHGLRQWAVELEKGGSVTAARGTLEVDVPAGATIWFRERFEGPYVLEYTATPVSEGGVNDRVSDLNNFWNAVDVRSPDDLFATPRGGALAEYDYLKTYYSGYGANYNTTTRLRRYVGEAGVRPLLYDYTEPLLVPNEPNRVRIVSDGPTVQWWNNGRLVFDYTDPEPYTGGHFAFRTTWSHFRITDFRVRRLTPSGD from the coding sequence ATGACGACCACACGTAGAGCATTCGGTGCCCTGGCCGCCGGAGCCGCCCTGGCGGCCCTCGCCCCGGCGGCCGCGAGCGCGTCGCCCCGCCACCGCCGCCTCCTCGCCCGCGACGACTTCCACCATGGCCTCCGTCAATGGGCCGTGGAACTGGAGAAGGGCGGCAGTGTCACCGCCGCCCGCGGCACCCTGGAGGTCGACGTGCCCGCGGGGGCGACGATCTGGTTCCGGGAGCGGTTCGAAGGCCCGTACGTCCTGGAGTACACCGCCACACCCGTCTCCGAGGGCGGGGTCAACGACCGGGTCTCCGACCTCAACAACTTCTGGAACGCCGTCGACGTCCGTTCCCCCGACGACCTCTTCGCCACACCGAGGGGCGGGGCGCTGGCCGAGTACGACTACCTCAAGACGTACTACTCCGGCTACGGCGCCAACTACAACACCACGACGCGGCTGCGCCGGTACGTCGGCGAGGCCGGGGTGCGTCCGCTGCTCTACGACTACACCGAGCCGCTGCTGGTGCCGAACGAGCCGAACCGGGTCCGGATCGTCTCCGACGGCCCGACCGTCCAGTGGTGGAACAACGGGCGGCTCGTCTTCGACTACACCGACCCCGAGCCGTACACGGGCGGGCACTTCGCCTTCCGTACCACCTGGAGTCATTTCCGGATCACTGACTTCCGGGTGCGGCGATTGACTCCGTCTGGCGATTGA
- a CDS encoding SGNH/GDSL hydrolase family protein, which translates to MIGSYVAVGDSFTEGVGDPGPDGAFVGWADRFAVLLADRRPEGDFSYTNLAVRGKLLDQIVADQLPRALELAPDLVSFCAGGNDIIRPGTDPDEVAERFERAIARLTESVGTVMVTTGFDTRGVPVLKHLRGKIATYNLHVRAIADRYGCPVLDLWSLKTVQDRRAWDDDRLHLSPEGHTRVALRAGQVLGMEVPADPDQPWPPLPPRGTLEVRRDDVHWAREYLVPWIGRRLRGESSGDHVTAKGSLSPDDIKMRIESAV; encoded by the coding sequence GTGATCGGGTCGTACGTGGCGGTGGGGGACAGCTTCACCGAGGGCGTCGGTGACCCCGGCCCGGACGGGGCGTTCGTCGGCTGGGCCGACCGGTTCGCGGTGCTGCTCGCGGACCGCCGGCCCGAGGGCGACTTCAGTTATACGAACCTGGCTGTACGCGGCAAGCTGCTGGACCAGATCGTGGCGGACCAACTGCCGAGGGCCCTTGAACTCGCCCCGGACCTGGTCTCGTTCTGCGCCGGCGGCAACGACATCATCCGGCCCGGCACCGATCCCGACGAAGTCGCCGAGCGCTTCGAGCGGGCCATCGCCCGGCTCACCGAGTCCGTCGGCACCGTCATGGTGACGACCGGCTTCGACACCCGTGGTGTGCCGGTGCTGAAGCATCTGCGCGGCAAGATCGCCACGTACAACCTCCATGTGCGGGCCATTGCCGACCGGTACGGCTGCCCGGTGCTCGACCTGTGGTCCCTCAAGACCGTGCAGGACCGGCGCGCCTGGGACGACGACCGGCTGCATCTCTCTCCCGAGGGGCACACGCGCGTGGCGCTGCGCGCGGGCCAGGTCCTCGGCATGGAGGTGCCGGCCGACCCGGACCAGCCATGGCCACCGCTGCCGCCGCGCGGCACGTTGGAGGTTCGGCGGGACGATGTGCACTGGGCGCGCGAGTATCTGGTGCCGTGGATCGGGCGGCGGCTGCGTGGGGAGTCGTCGGGGGACCATGTGACGGCCAAGGGCAGCTTGTCGCCGGACGACATCAAGATGCGGATCGAGTCGGCGGTGTGA
- a CDS encoding SIMPL domain-containing protein, producing the protein MSAPLPRTTATLAVALLALGLPVLAAAPATALTASAAPVVRNAPAPSTVTVTGVGSATAAPDLALVSVGVEAVGKTAQAAQVAQSKAANALLAAVRERGVAEQDVRTEGLSLTPVYKYQDGNSTLTGYQAAQNFTLKVRTVARTGEILQSVTDATGDAGRIHGVVFDVADRTELRARAREAAHKDAHAKALQYARLSGRHLGRLISLTEGASGGPSPVPAPADVAGGGAGVPIAPGEIQDDVRVTAVYELV; encoded by the coding sequence ATGTCCGCACCGCTGCCCCGCACCACCGCCACGCTCGCCGTCGCCCTCCTCGCCCTCGGCCTGCCGGTCCTCGCCGCCGCTCCGGCGACCGCGCTGACCGCATCCGCCGCCCCGGTCGTACGCAACGCGCCGGCACCGTCGACCGTCACCGTGACCGGTGTCGGCTCCGCGACCGCCGCCCCCGATCTGGCGCTCGTCAGCGTCGGCGTGGAGGCCGTCGGCAAGACCGCGCAGGCCGCGCAGGTCGCCCAGAGCAAGGCCGCGAACGCCCTGCTGGCCGCGGTGCGTGAGCGCGGCGTGGCCGAGCAGGATGTCCGTACCGAGGGGCTGTCCCTCACGCCCGTGTACAAGTACCAGGACGGCAACTCCACGCTGACCGGGTATCAGGCCGCGCAGAACTTCACGCTCAAGGTCCGCACGGTCGCCCGGACGGGCGAGATCCTCCAGTCCGTCACGGACGCCACGGGCGACGCGGGCCGTATCCACGGGGTCGTCTTCGATGTCGCCGACCGCACCGAACTACGGGCACGCGCGCGTGAGGCCGCGCACAAGGACGCGCATGCGAAAGCACTCCAGTACGCCCGGCTGAGCGGACGGCACCTGGGCCGACTGATCTCGCTCACCGAGGGCGCGTCCGGTGGCCCTTCCCCGGTCCCGGCTCCCGCGGACGTCGCGGGCGGCGGGGCGGGCGTGCCGATCGCGCCGGGTGAGATCCAGGACGACGTCAGGGTTACGGCCGTGTACGAACTGGTCTGA
- a CDS encoding TetR/AcrR family transcriptional regulator has product MARVRLSVAERREELLRAAIEQIEARGVAAVRIADVASALGVSNALVLYHFSTKEKLVAAAFAHAAEDDLAHLRKLLGRRTTALRRLRTAVRWYAPTGQAKGWRLWIEGWAAALREPALREVTQALDTEWKAAIAEVIAEGVAAGEFHCPDPQGAALRLTALLDGLAVQLTSYPGALSHARAQEWADEALARELGVQRGALTASAR; this is encoded by the coding sequence GTGGCGAGGGTGCGGTTGAGTGTGGCGGAGCGGCGTGAGGAGTTGCTGCGGGCCGCCATCGAGCAGATCGAGGCGCGGGGCGTAGCGGCGGTCAGGATCGCCGACGTGGCCTCGGCGCTCGGCGTGAGCAACGCCCTGGTGCTCTACCACTTCTCCACCAAGGAGAAGCTGGTCGCAGCCGCCTTCGCCCACGCCGCCGAGGACGACCTCGCCCATCTGCGCAAGCTGCTCGGCCGCCGCACGACCGCGCTGCGCCGACTGCGCACCGCCGTGCGCTGGTACGCGCCCACCGGCCAGGCCAAGGGCTGGCGGCTGTGGATCGAGGGCTGGGCGGCGGCGCTGCGCGAACCCGCGCTGCGCGAGGTCACCCAGGCCCTCGACACGGAGTGGAAGGCGGCCATCGCCGAGGTCATCGCCGAAGGGGTTGCCGCGGGCGAGTTCCACTGCCCCGACCCTCAGGGCGCCGCCCTGCGCCTGACGGCGCTGCTCGACGGCCTCGCCGTCCAGCTGACGTCCTACCCGGGCGCACTGTCACACGCGCGTGCCCAGGAGTGGGCCGACGAGGCACTGGCGCGCGAACTGGGAGTGCAGCGCGGGGCGTTGACCGCGTCGGCCCGCTGA
- a CDS encoding Glu/Leu/Phe/Val dehydrogenase dimerization domain-containing protein, with amino-acid sequence MTTPFLSLTWADDVTGRQGFLVIDGLVRGVCSGGLRMREGCTLDEVTGLARGMSMKEALHYDPDGRYIPLGGAKGGIDCDPRDPAAYDLLVRYLRAVRPYIASFWATGEDLGLSQDLVDRAATEAGLVSSIQAVYPLLDDEAAARRRLADAFAVEVDGIGLDELVGGCGVAESVLTALDRAGMPYAGTRVAVQGLGTMGGATARFLTRAGLTVVAVADLKGTVANPAGLDIESLLAARDAYGTVDRAALRPGDRELPGDAWLSVDAEVLVPAAVSYAVDTVNQERITARWIVEAANMPVLPEAEALLAARGITVLPDVVVNSGTNAWWWWTLFGDIGPDPTEAFTHTRHSMRALTDRMLTRAETDGTTPRAAAHAIAADQLPVIAERYGRYR; translated from the coding sequence ATGACCACCCCCTTCCTGTCGCTCACCTGGGCCGATGACGTCACCGGCCGCCAGGGCTTTCTCGTGATCGACGGGCTGGTGCGCGGGGTGTGCAGCGGCGGTCTGCGGATGCGCGAGGGCTGCACTCTCGACGAGGTCACGGGGCTCGCCCGCGGCATGTCCATGAAGGAAGCGCTGCACTACGACCCGGACGGCCGCTACATCCCCCTCGGCGGCGCCAAGGGCGGCATCGACTGCGATCCGCGGGATCCGGCGGCGTACGACTTGCTCGTGCGCTATCTGCGGGCCGTACGGCCGTACATCGCGAGCTTCTGGGCCACCGGTGAGGACCTCGGGCTCAGCCAGGACCTGGTGGACCGGGCGGCGACCGAGGCGGGCCTGGTGTCGTCGATCCAGGCCGTGTATCCCCTGCTCGACGACGAGGCCGCCGCCCGGCGGCGGCTGGCCGACGCCTTCGCCGTGGAGGTGGACGGCATCGGGCTCGACGAACTGGTCGGCGGCTGCGGGGTGGCGGAGTCCGTGCTCACGGCCCTGGACCGGGCCGGGATGCCGTACGCGGGCACGCGCGTGGCCGTGCAGGGGCTCGGCACCATGGGCGGGGCCACGGCACGGTTCCTCACGCGCGCGGGGCTGACGGTGGTGGCCGTGGCCGACCTCAAGGGCACCGTCGCCAACCCGGCGGGCCTGGACATCGAGAGCCTGCTCGCCGCGCGGGACGCGTACGGCACCGTGGACCGCGCCGCGCTGCGCCCCGGGGACCGTGAACTGCCGGGCGACGCCTGGCTGTCGGTGGACGCGGAGGTGCTGGTGCCGGCGGCCGTGTCCTACGCCGTCGACACCGTGAACCAGGAGCGGATCACCGCCCGCTGGATCGTCGAGGCGGCCAACATGCCGGTACTTCCCGAGGCCGAGGCACTGCTGGCCGCGCGGGGCATCACCGTGCTGCCCGACGTCGTCGTCAACTCCGGGACGAACGCCTGGTGGTGGTGGACCCTCTTCGGCGACATCGGCCCCGACCCGACCGAGGCCTTCACCCACACGCGCCACTCGATGCGGGCCCTGACCGACCGCATGCTGACCCGCGCGGAAACCGACGGAACGACCCCACGCGCGGCAGCCCACGCCATCGCCGCGGACCAGCTGCCGGTGATCGCGGAGCGGTACGGGCGATACCGGTGA
- a CDS encoding MBL fold metallo-hydrolase, which yields MTGFRSLSSVLRALEPAAFGAEPTGERMARIRRSPHFKDGVFQNPGGVARTRPSGSMLEFAKVFFAKDERPRRSPRGTVPVHATTLADLAHPPATGLRITWMGHSSVLAEIDGHRVLFDPVWGERCSPFSFAGPKRLHPVPLPLAALGPVDVVVISHDHYDHLDLPSIKALAGTDTVFAVPLGVGAHLEHWGVSADRLRELDWHESTKIGGLTLTATPARHFCGRGLRNTQHTLWASWSVAGSEHRIYHSGDTGYFEGFKGIGAEYGPFDTTMIQLGAYSDFWPDIHMTPEEAMRAHLDLQGGKPHGVLLPIHWATFNLATHAWAEPGEWTRDAADEVGQAAAFPRPGEPFEPAGLLPVQPWWRAASAPIPHPWRGPEPVATPEESPRSDLDLAGDR from the coding sequence GTGACCGGTTTCCGTTCCCTGAGCTCCGTGCTCCGCGCGCTGGAGCCGGCGGCCTTCGGCGCGGAGCCGACCGGCGAGCGCATGGCGCGCATCCGTAGATCGCCCCATTTCAAGGACGGCGTCTTCCAGAACCCCGGAGGGGTCGCCCGGACCCGGCCCTCCGGCTCGATGCTGGAGTTCGCGAAGGTCTTCTTCGCCAAGGACGAGCGACCGCGCAGATCCCCCCGGGGCACCGTCCCCGTGCACGCCACCACGCTTGCCGACCTCGCGCATCCGCCCGCCACCGGATTGCGGATCACCTGGATGGGGCACTCCAGCGTGCTCGCGGAGATCGACGGGCACCGAGTGCTCTTCGACCCCGTGTGGGGCGAGCGCTGCTCCCCGTTCTCCTTCGCCGGGCCCAAGCGACTGCACCCGGTGCCGCTGCCGCTGGCCGCGCTCGGCCCGGTGGACGTCGTCGTGATCTCGCACGACCACTACGACCACCTGGACCTGCCCTCGATCAAGGCGCTGGCCGGCACGGACACCGTGTTCGCGGTGCCGCTCGGCGTCGGCGCCCACCTGGAGCACTGGGGCGTCTCCGCCGACCGGCTGCGCGAGCTGGACTGGCACGAGTCGACCAAGATCGGCGGGCTCACCCTCACCGCCACCCCGGCCCGGCACTTCTGCGGCCGCGGCCTGCGCAACACCCAGCACACGCTGTGGGCCTCCTGGTCCGTCGCCGGATCCGAGCACCGGATCTACCACAGCGGCGACACCGGATACTTCGAGGGCTTCAAGGGCATCGGCGCCGAGTACGGCCCGTTCGACACGACGATGATCCAGCTCGGCGCGTACAGCGACTTCTGGCCGGACATCCATATGACGCCCGAGGAGGCCATGCGCGCCCACCTCGACCTGCAGGGCGGCAAGCCGCACGGCGTGCTGCTGCCGATCCACTGGGCCACCTTCAACCTCGCCACGCACGCGTGGGCGGAGCCGGGGGAGTGGACCCGGGACGCCGCCGACGAGGTCGGCCAGGCGGCCGCCTTCCCCCGGCCCGGCGAGCCGTTCGAGCCCGCCGGACTGCTGCCCGTCCAGCCCTGGTGGCGAGCCGCCTCCGCACCCATTCCCCACCCCTGGCGCGGCCCGGAGCCGGTGGCGACGCCCGAGGAGAGCCCCAGGAGCGACCTGGATCTGGCGGGCGACCGCTGA
- a CDS encoding sensor histidine kinase, whose protein sequence is MSHLRAPAARADRREGGRHGRPVARPTSALPETHIRPQLLRLAVLPPVAVALAACAAVLFTIRTTGARPSLTLWGMLAGAVAVAFTAIVIAAVVADRTAGSVSERIGALRRSSACGEADLRALVESLRRGDGPPRRKPRSGPPEDADDFELLAADLARAHDGAVTAVVQAAQLSSQAGSEQKLEVFVNLARRLQSLVHREISILDELENEIEDPDLLKGLFHVDHLATRIRRHAENLAVLGGAVSRRQWSNPVSMTEVLRSAIAEVEQYSRVKLVPPIDGTLRGHAVADVIHLLAELVENATVFSAPHTQVLLRANLVTSGLAVEVEDRGLGMPVGEQERMNALLADPDQVNVASLLADGRIGLFVVSQLARRHGINVRLQTNIYGGVQAVLVVPQGLLGTVPGPAAAGGAGTAVAQQPPQAQSAARPPAQAAPQRPAQNGRPVPLPVRGAHEERRNIAEAVPGIRPEDRTTVAEHTLAPPVPRSSAVRGTMGKPQLPRRRAQEHIAPQLRDGPAPRQEPEHLAGHDPGLMAAFQRGIGLAEAQQHLESEHLDQLGSDALTADFMEADVTTVRITEARPAHLSRPEHTNRHDGSASAG, encoded by the coding sequence ATGTCTCACCTCCGCGCACCGGCCGCACGCGCAGACCGCCGTGAAGGCGGGCGGCACGGTCGGCCGGTCGCCCGCCCCACCTCCGCGCTGCCCGAGACGCACATACGGCCGCAGCTCCTGCGACTCGCCGTGCTGCCCCCGGTCGCGGTCGCCCTCGCCGCCTGCGCCGCCGTGCTGTTCACCATCCGCACCACCGGCGCGCGCCCCAGCCTCACCCTGTGGGGCATGCTCGCCGGCGCCGTCGCGGTGGCCTTCACGGCCATCGTGATCGCCGCCGTGGTCGCCGACCGCACCGCCGGATCCGTGAGCGAGCGCATCGGCGCCCTGCGCCGCAGCAGCGCCTGCGGGGAGGCCGACCTGCGGGCCCTCGTCGAATCGCTGCGCCGAGGTGACGGCCCGCCCCGGCGCAAACCCCGCAGCGGCCCGCCCGAGGACGCCGACGACTTCGAGCTGCTCGCCGCCGACCTGGCCCGCGCCCACGACGGGGCCGTCACCGCCGTCGTCCAGGCCGCCCAGCTGTCCAGCCAGGCCGGCAGCGAACAGAAGCTGGAAGTCTTCGTCAACCTCGCGCGGCGCCTGCAATCGCTGGTGCACCGCGAGATCTCGATCCTCGACGAGCTGGAGAACGAGATCGAGGACCCCGACCTGCTCAAGGGCCTCTTCCACGTCGACCACCTCGCCACCCGGATCCGCCGCCACGCGGAGAACCTCGCCGTCCTCGGCGGCGCCGTCTCGCGCCGTCAGTGGAGCAACCCGGTCTCCATGACCGAGGTGCTGCGCTCGGCCATCGCCGAGGTCGAGCAGTACTCCCGGGTCAAGCTCGTACCGCCCATCGACGGCACCCTGCGCGGACACGCCGTCGCCGACGTCATCCACCTGCTCGCCGAACTCGTCGAGAACGCCACCGTGTTCTCCGCCCCGCACACCCAAGTCCTGCTCCGGGCCAACCTCGTCACCTCCGGGCTCGCCGTCGAGGTCGAGGACCGCGGACTCGGCATGCCCGTCGGAGAACAGGAGCGGATGAACGCCCTGCTCGCCGACCCCGACCAGGTCAATGTCGCCAGCCTGCTGGCGGACGGCCGCATCGGACTGTTCGTGGTCTCCCAACTCGCCCGGCGGCACGGCATCAACGTCCGGCTGCAGACCAACATCTACGGCGGAGTGCAGGCCGTCCTCGTCGTACCGCAGGGGCTGCTGGGCACCGTGCCGGGCCCCGCGGCGGCCGGCGGCGCCGGGACGGCCGTAGCGCAGCAGCCGCCGCAGGCGCAGTCGGCCGCGCGGCCTCCCGCACAGGCGGCACCGCAGCGGCCCGCGCAGAACGGCAGACCAGTACCGCTGCCCGTGCGCGGAGCCCATGAGGAGCGGCGCAATATCGCGGAGGCCGTGCCCGGCATCCGGCCCGAGGACCGGACGACCGTCGCGGAGCACACCCTCGCGCCGCCCGTCCCGCGCTCCAGTGCCGTGCGCGGCACCATGGGCAAGCCCCAGCTGCCCCGGCGCCGCGCCCAGGAACACATCGCGCCCCAACTGCGCGACGGCCCCGCCCCGCGCCAGGAACCCGAGCACCTCGCCGGACACGACCCCGGACTGATGGCCGCCTTCCAACGCGGCATCGGCCTCGCCGAGGCCCAGCAGCACCTGGAGTCGGAGCACCTGGACCAGCTGGGCTCCGACGCCCTCACCGCGGACTTCATGGAGGCGGACGTGACCACGGTGCGCATAACCGAGGCGCGCCCCGCGCATCTGTCCCGCCCCGAGCACACCAACCGGCACGACGGGAGCGCATCAGCCGGATGA
- a CDS encoding roadblock/LC7 domain-containing protein: MASEAPTGHASDLDWLMSGLVQRVPHTSSAVLLSCDGLVKSVHGLDPDSADHMAALASGLYSLGRSAGVRFGDGGDVRQVVVELDSTLLFVTTAGSGTCLAVLAGREADAAVLGYEMAMLVKSVRPYLVTAPRQHTVEPSASRP; the protein is encoded by the coding sequence ATGGCGAGCGAAGCGCCAACCGGCCATGCATCCGATCTCGACTGGCTGATGAGCGGCCTCGTGCAGCGCGTACCGCACACGAGCAGTGCGGTGCTCCTCTCCTGCGACGGGCTGGTGAAGTCGGTTCACGGCCTCGACCCGGACAGCGCCGACCACATGGCGGCGCTGGCCTCCGGCCTCTACTCCCTCGGCCGCAGCGCCGGGGTCCGCTTCGGTGACGGCGGAGACGTCCGCCAGGTCGTCGTCGAACTCGACTCGACCCTGCTCTTCGTGACCACCGCCGGATCGGGCACCTGCCTCGCCGTGCTGGCCGGACGCGAGGCCGACGCCGCGGTGCTCGGCTACGAGATGGCGATGCTGGTCAAGAGCGTCCGCCCCTATCTGGTGACCGCGCCCCGGCAGCACACCGTCGAACCGTCGGCGTCGAGGCCTTGA
- a CDS encoding DUF742 domain-containing protein gives MAAAGDGPWLDDAAGRLVRPFTVSNGRTRPTVALDLISQVMATGATPLGYLGPEHTEALQLCRAPVSVAEVAAHLKLPAAVTKVLLSDLVDCGALTTKPPEFHHNPTDRALLEAVLDGLRRQL, from the coding sequence GTGGCCGCGGCCGGCGACGGGCCCTGGCTCGACGACGCGGCCGGACGGCTGGTGCGCCCCTTCACGGTCAGCAACGGCCGGACCCGGCCCACCGTCGCCCTCGACCTGATCTCCCAGGTGATGGCCACCGGGGCGACCCCCCTCGGCTATCTGGGCCCCGAACACACGGAGGCGCTCCAACTGTGCCGCGCCCCCGTCTCGGTCGCCGAGGTCGCGGCCCACCTGAAGCTGCCGGCGGCGGTGACCAAGGTGCTGCTGTCGGACCTCGTCGACTGCGGGGCGCTCACCACCAAGCCCCCCGAGTTCCACCACAACCCCACTGACCGGGCCCTTCTGGAGGCAGTGCTCGATGGACTACGACGACAGCTCTGA
- a CDS encoding GTP-binding protein, with protein MDYDDSSDYDGGADPFPTALKILVAGGFGVGKTTFVGAVSEIAPLSTEELLTTVSAATDNLDGIENKVETTVAMDFGRITLDPQHVLYLFGTPGQERFWFMWDELCEGALGAVILADTRRLEDCFAAVDFFEQRGLGFILAINEFDGSYRYDPEEVRAAIDLDPGIPVVRCDARISSSGVQTLLTLVKHLIAHTPAPATGYGAHM; from the coding sequence ATGGACTACGACGACAGCTCTGACTACGACGGCGGCGCCGACCCGTTCCCCACCGCGCTGAAGATCTTGGTGGCGGGAGGATTCGGGGTCGGCAAGACGACCTTCGTCGGCGCCGTCAGCGAAATCGCACCGCTCAGCACCGAGGAACTGCTCACCACGGTCAGTGCCGCGACCGACAATCTCGACGGCATCGAGAACAAGGTCGAGACCACGGTCGCCATGGACTTCGGCCGTATCACCCTCGACCCCCAACATGTGCTGTACCTGTTCGGTACGCCAGGACAGGAGCGGTTCTGGTTCATGTGGGACGAGCTCTGCGAGGGCGCGCTCGGCGCGGTCATCCTCGCCGACACCCGGCGCCTGGAGGACTGCTTCGCCGCCGTCGACTTCTTCGAACAGCGGGGCCTCGGCTTCATCCTCGCGATCAACGAGTTCGACGGCTCCTACCGCTACGACCCCGAGGAGGTCCGCGCCGCCATCGACCTCGACCCCGGAATCCCCGTCGTGCGCTGCGACGCCCGGATCTCCAGCTCGGGCGTCCAGACCCTGCTGACCCTGGTCAAGCACCTCATCGCGCACACCCCGGCCCCCGCGACCGGGTACGGCGCCCATATGTGA